One genomic window of Haliotis asinina isolate JCU_RB_2024 chromosome 4, JCU_Hal_asi_v2, whole genome shotgun sequence includes the following:
- the LOC137281351 gene encoding galactoside 2-alpha-L-fucosyltransferase Sec1-like: MSVLLPRIQAVCSYCAYVLFRNRLCPILMLWFRRCQKWFYVLLLALILLVVYVMISILTKPRVIPGSIVPSANFEISLVKQPDRPIIMITYWGRLGNHMFEYGTLLGVAKRNGMIPIIPKQIDLLDVFNLPTQQGDLDLLDMHYIYNEEKAAAYFNKTEHLKPYNALLAGYYQSWKYFENVKDELISKHFVYKDEIKKKAKKFLEKVLTLKNKHGAALVGVHVRRGDFVRQTLKGYTAAPLSYFYQAMNYFRKKYGNVLFIVCSNDIFWAEDNLDIGPDVYYSHNPDGNVDLAVLTSCSHMIITAGSYSWWAGYMVPGDVVYFKGFPQPNTKIGNMTVREDYYPPHWIPM, translated from the coding sequence GATTCAAGCTGTATGCTCCTACTGTGCATATGTCCTGTTCCGCAACAGACTGTGCCCCATCCTCATGTTGTGGTTCCGACGCTGCCAGAAATGGTTCTATGTACTGCTCTTGGCGCTGATCCTGTTGGTGGTCTATGTCATGATCAGCATCCTCACCAAGCCAAGGGTCATTCCAGGGTCCATCGTTCCATCCGCCAACTTTGAAATATCGCTGGTGAAGCAACCGGATCGTCCTATCATCATGATCACCTACTGGGGCCGTTTGGGTAATCATATGTTCGAGTATGGAACCCTACTTGGAGTTGCGAAACGAAATGGCATGATTCCCATCATTCCGAAACAGATAGATCTGCTTGACGTGTTTAATCTTCCGACTCAGCAAGGCGATCTAGATTTGTTAGATATGCATTATATATACAATGAAGAGAAGGCGGCAGCATATTTTAACAAGACAGAGCATCTTAAACCGTACAATGCCCTGCTAGCTGGGTACTACCAGTCATGGAAATACTTTGAAAATGTCAAAGATGAACtgatatcaaaacattttgtttataaGGATGAGATCAAAAAGAAGGCGAAAAAATTTTTAGAAAAAGTGTTGacattaaaaaataaacatggTGCAGCTTTGGTAGGAGTTCATGTACGAAGGGGAGATTTTGTTCGTCAGACTTTGAAAGGGTACACAGCAGCTCCATtgtcatatttttatcaagCTATGAATTATTTCCGGAAGAAGTATGGTAATGTGTTGTTCATCGTGTGTAGCAATGATATCTTTTGGGCTGAGGATAATTTGGATATTGGACCTGATGTGTATTACTCTCACAATCCTGATGGAAATGTCGACCTGGCAGTTTTAACCAGTTGCAGTCACATGATCATCACAGCAGGATCGTACTCGTGGTGGGCAGGGTATATGGTGCCAGGAGATGTCGTCTACTTCAAAGGATTTCCACAACCAAACACAAAGATCGGCAATATGACAGTCCGAGAGGATTACTACCCTCCTCACTGGATTCCCATGTGA